In Parus major isolate Abel chromosome 3, Parus_major1.1, whole genome shotgun sequence, the following are encoded in one genomic region:
- the GPR137B gene encoding integral membrane protein GPR137B, producing the protein MEAPEWDPLKNDTLPPTLTPAVPPYVKLGLTIVYTVFYSLLFVFIYVQLWLVLHYRHKRFSYQTVFLFLCLFWASLRTVLFSFYFKDFVTANSLSPFIFWLLYCFPVCLQFFTLTLMNLYFTQVIFKAKSKYSPELLKYRLPLYLASLFISLLFLLVNLTCAVLVRTQNSERKIIVSVRVAINDTLFVLCAVSLSICLYKISKMSLANIYLESKGSSVCQVTSIGVTVILLYTSRACYNLFILSFSQTKKVNSFDYDWYNVSDQADLKCQLGDAGYIVFGVILFIWELLPTSLVVYFFRVRNPTKDLANAGMVPSHGFSPRSYFFDNPRRYDSDDDLAWNIAPQGAQGSFSPDYYDWSHQNNSFMAYIGSLQQDPALDTDRPSPI; encoded by the exons ATGGAGGCCCCTGAGTGGGACCCACTGAAAAATGACACCCTTCCGCCGACCCTGACGCCAGCTGTCCCTCCGTATGTGAAGCTGGGCCTGACCATTGTATATACTGTTTTTTATTCACTGCTTTTTGTGTTCATCTACGTCCAGCTCTGGCTGGTCCTTCACTACAGGCACAAGAGGTTCAGTTACCAAActgtctttctgtttctgtgcctgTTTTGGGCCTCTCTTAGGACAGTGctcttttcattttacttcaaaGACTTTGTCACAGCAAATTCTCTCAGCCCCTTCATCTTCTGGCTTCTCTATTGCTTCCCAGTCTGCCTCCAGTTTTTCACCCTCACCCTGATGAATCTTTACTTCACACAG gtgATTTTCAAAGCTAAGTCAAAATATTCCCCTGAGCTACTGAAATACAG GTTGCCCCTCTACCTGGCTTCTCTTTTCATAagtctcctcttcctcttggTGAATTTAACATGTGCAGTATTGGTGAGGACACagaattcagagagaaaaatcattGTCTCTGTCCGGGTGGCAATTAATGACACATTGTTTGTGCTGTGCGCTGTTTCACTCTCCATCTGCCTGTATAAGATCTCCAAGATGTCTTTAGCCAACATTTACTTGGAGTCCAAG GGCTCATCTGTCTGTCAGGTGACAAGTATAGGAGTGACTGTTATACTACTTTATACCTCACGAGCCTGCTACAACTTGTTCATCTTATCATTTTCCCAAACCAAGAAAGTCAACTCATTTGATTATGATTGGTACAACGTGTCAGATCAG GCAGATCTGAAATGTCAGCTGGGAGATGCAGGTTACATAGTGTTTGGAGTGATCCTTTTCATCTGGGAGCTCTTGCCTACTTCCTTGGTTGTGTATTTCTTCCGTGTTCGAAACCCTACGAAAGATCTA GCCAATGCAGGAATGGTCCCAAGCCATGGCTTCAGTCCTAGATCTTACTTCTTCGACAACCCCCGCAGATATGACAGTGATGATGATCTAGCCTGGAATATTGCACCACAGGGGGCACAGGGCAG tttctcTCCAGACTACTATGACTGGAGCCATCAGAACAACAGCTTCATGGCTTACATAGGATCCCTCCAACAAGATCCAGCACTGGACACAGACCGGCCAAGCCCTATTTAA